A portion of the Bactrocera neohumeralis isolate Rockhampton chromosome 2, APGP_CSIRO_Bneo_wtdbg2-racon-allhic-juicebox.fasta_v2, whole genome shotgun sequence genome contains these proteins:
- the LOC126751524 gene encoding uncharacterized protein LOC126751524, producing MIESRLVDYDLSLATDIISITTDGASTMLKIGKRIGPHQQLCLAHGIQLDILDVIYKRQIRIEPNEISICEDDDSEEDTRDQTDCIKLADNEERGELTDEFDIKKIIDKIRSVLRSFQKSPKKNEILQKYVKMEFNKELQLILDCQTRWNSLLKMIERFHMLESCLKKTMVDLKADCLEDCEFNIIKSIIKVLKPAELVIEALCRRDMNLCSADAVIHFMLDEVKNVDLSIAFNLFESIKRRVSERRTIYTNILKLLITGNFVSTTNEPNLDEKFQTLL from the exons ATGATTGAATCTCGTTTGGTAGATTATGACTTGAGTTTAGCAACTGATATTATTTCTATTACCACGGATGGTGCCTCAACTATGTTGAAAATTGGCAAACGCATAGGTCCACATCAACAGCTGTGCCTGGCACATGGAATACAGCTAGATATCCTTGATGTGATATACAAAAGACAAATAAGAATTGAGCCAAATGAAATTTCTATATGTGAAGATGATGATTCCGAAGAAGATACGAGAGATCAAACTGATTGCATAAAG TTAGCTGATAATGAAGAACGTGGAGAACTTACAGACGAAtttgatatcaaaaaaattattgacaaaATTCGGAGCGTTTTACGGTCATTTCAAAAATCTCCCAAAAagaatgaaattttacaaaaatatgtgaaaatggaGTTCAACAAAGAGTTGCAGCTCATCCTAGATTGTCAGACTCGGTGGAACAGTTTACTAAAAATGATCGAACGGTTTCATATGCTGGAGTCTTGCTTGAAAAAAACGATGGTCGACCTTAAGGCAGATTGCTTGGAAGATtgtgaatttaatattattaaaagcatTATTAAAGTTTTAAAGCCGGCAGAGTTAGTTATAGAAGCTTTGTGTCGCCGTGACATGAACCTCTGTTCTGCTGATGCAGTGATACATTTTATGCTGGACGAAGTTAAAAATGTGGACTTATCAATAGCTTTCAATCTTTTTGAATCAATTAAAAGACGCGTTTCTGAAAGGCGCACAATATACACGAATATATTGAAACTATTAATAACGGGAAATTTTGTAAGTACCACAAATGAACCGAATTTagatgaaaaatttcaaacactaTTGTAG